The DNA sequence CGTTGGCCAGGTTGAAGGCGGAGTGGTTGGAGGCCGCGGCCATCGTCGGGGCGTTCTTGGCCTTCGCCATGAGCAGCATCTGGACGGGGGTGGTGATGAGGGCACCCATCGCGCCGATGAAGGTGATCGTGACCAGGGCCGGAACGGTGCTGTGGACCGTGAAGTAGAACGTCACCAGTCCGGCCGCGAGCAGTGCCAGCCCCGCGTACAGGGTCGGGCGCAGGGCGCGGTCGGTGAGGGGGCCGGCCATCAGCGTGCCGACCGTCATGCCTACGCCGTACAGCGCGAGGACCAGAGTGGTCGAGGTGTCGGATATGCCCGTCAGGTGCGTCAGCATCGGCACGAGGTAGCTGTAGACGGCGAAGAAGCCGCCGAACCCGACCACTGCCGTGGCCAGGCCGATCGCGACCTGCCGGTTCTTCATGGCCCGCACCTCGTGGCGGATGCCGGCCTGCTGACCGCGCGGCTGGTGCGGGACGAACGCGGCCAGTGCGGCGAGCGCGACGAGCCCGATGACGGCGACGGCGACATAGGCGGACCGCCAGCCGAACTGCTGGCCTAGTGCGGTGCCGGCCGGGACGCCGACGATGTTCGCGACCGTCAGGCCGAGGAACATCATCGACACGGCGCGTGCGGCCCTTTCGGGGGCGACCAGCCTGGAGGCGACGACGGCGCCGACGCCGAACAGCGCGCCGTGCGGCAGTCCCGCCAGGAAACGTGCGGCGAACAGCAGGCCGAAGTTCGGGGCGAGCGCGGAGGCGATGTTGCCGACCACGAACAGTCCCGACAACAGCAGCAGCAGCTTCTTGTGCGGTATGCGTGCACCGATGCCGGTCAGAACGGGGGCACCGACGACGACGCCGAGCGCGTACGCCGACACGAGGTTGCCGGCGTGCGGCACCGACACCCCGATCCCGTCGGCGATCTGGGGCAGCAGCCCCATCGTGGCGAACTCGGTCGTGCCGATGCCGAAGGCGACAACGGCTAGGGCCAGCAGAGCCAGAGGCATGGTGCGGGGGAACCTTTCGAAGACAGCGGTCCGAGGACGAGCAGGACGAGGGAGCAGAGAAGGCCGAGGTCGGGGGGACACCCACCTCGGCCGGCCGCGTCGAGCACCGTTGCCCAGCGCGCCCCCACACAGGG is a window from the Streptomyces sp. NBC_00299 genome containing:
- a CDS encoding MFS transporter, which produces MPLALLALAVVAFGIGTTEFATMGLLPQIADGIGVSVPHAGNLVSAYALGVVVGAPVLTGIGARIPHKKLLLLLSGLFVVGNIASALAPNFGLLFAARFLAGLPHGALFGVGAVVASRLVAPERAARAVSMMFLGLTVANIVGVPAGTALGQQFGWRSAYVAVAVIGLVALAALAAFVPHQPRGQQAGIRHEVRAMKNRQVAIGLATAVVGFGGFFAVYSYLVPMLTHLTGISDTSTTLVLALYGVGMTVGTLMAGPLTDRALRPTLYAGLALLAAGLVTFYFTVHSTVPALVTITFIGAMGALITTPVQMLLMAKAKNAPTMAAASNHSAFNLANAGGAWLGGLAISAGWGWASPNLVGAALAVAGLGLAFTGGLMDRRGGRSATSEVITSSAAESPTEAAPTTPAKG